Proteins encoded together in one Cicer arietinum cultivar CDC Frontier isolate Library 1 chromosome 4, Cicar.CDCFrontier_v2.0, whole genome shotgun sequence window:
- the LOC101500530 gene encoding uncharacterized protein, with amino-acid sequence MMPAEASKDNNQGVSTIQNKDDISIHKGAASSEITEELPSGQQRTKQNLSIETPKKIQEEAKEDFLRINIPLTLTPSPRRVIFSPCTSPVFIETNESPGPSSSKNRSTLKALIPKLSFKFKNTTSEIEKAAFLALEGSSNVPQKKPFLSRTLSRIKPRGRKTSSLPVSPVPHSNPVSVHGEKAYPAMANEKELQLPIHRSRSVPAFTEEDTPVGGMFRIFRTIPQLNEKITTAAISAASPPGETVETENGGEDIPEEEAVCRICMVELGEGGDTFKLECSCKGELSLAHRECAVKWFGIKGNRTCDVCKQEVQNLPVTLLRLYQPNLQLSRGQQADEISQYRVWQDAPILVIVNMLAYFCFLEQLLISSMGSSAIAMSLPFSCILGLLASMTATTMVRRNHVWIYGTVQLGLVVVDGHLLYSVAHMEAVLAILLATFAGFGTVMCGTSILMEILKWRRRRLAQSNSNQQNGGYQDAVVSDQSSAATHQTQIDSQHTESNVGIS; translated from the exons ATGATGCCAGCTGAAGCTTCCAAGGATAATAACCAAGGTgtttccaccattcaaaataaAGATGATATCTCAATTCATAAG GGTGCGGCATCATCTGAAATAACTGAGGAACTACCAAGTGGACAACAAAGAACAAAGCAAAACCTTAGCATAGAGAcaccaaaaaaaattcaagaagaAGCAAAAGAAGATTTTTTGAGAATAAACATACCTCTAACTCTAACTCCATCGCCAAGAAGAGTAATATTTTCACCTTGTACAAGTCCTGTTTTCATTGAAACCAATGAATCCCCTGGTCCTTCTAGTTCTAAAAATAGATCAACTCTTAAAGCTCTTATTCCTAAACTAAGTTTCAAATTTAAGAACACAACTTCTGAGATTGAAAAAGCTGCTTTCCTTGCACTTGAAGGTTCGTCCAATGTGCCACAGAAAAAGCCTTTTCTTTCGAGGACACTGTCTCGAATCAAACCTCGAGGGAGGAAAACATCTTCTTTACCTGTATCACCGGTTCCCCATTCAAATCCAGTGTCTGTACATGGAGAAAAAGCTTATCCAGCAATGGCTAAT GAGAAAGAACTGCAATTACCTATTCATCGTTCGCGATCTGTTCCTGCATTTACCGAGGAAGATACTCCTGTAGGCGGCATGTTTCGTATATTTCGAACCATACCCCAATTGAATGAGAAAATCACCACCGCAGCAATATCTGCAGCATCTCCACCTGGTGAAACAG TTGAAACTGAGAATGGAGGTGAAGATATTCCTGAAGAAGAAGCTGTATGTAGAATTTGTATGGTTGAATTGGGAGAAGGTGGTGATACTTTTAAATTGGAGTGTAGCTGCAAAGGTGAGCTTTCATTAGCACATAGAGAATGTGCAGTTAAATGGTTTGGAATTAAAGGTAATAGGACATGTGATGTTTGCAAACAAGAAGTTCAAAACTTACCTGTCACTCTTTTAAGACTTTACCAACCTAACTTGCAACTCAGCAGAGGTCAGCAAGCTGATGAAATTTCTCAATACAG GGTTTGGCAGGATGCTCCTATTCTTGTCATTGTTAACATGTTGGCTTACTTTTGTTTTCTTGAGCAGCTTCTT ATTTCAAGTATGGGATCAAGTGCTATTGCCATGTCCCTCCCATTTTCTTGTATACTTGGCCTTCTTGCAAGCATGACAGCTACAACCATGG TGAGGAGAAATCATGTTTGGATTTATGGAACCGTGCAGCTTGGTCTTGTGGTTGTTGATGGACATCTTCTCTACTCAGTT GCTCATATGGAAGCTGTTTTGGCTATACTACTAGCTACATTTGCTGGATTTGGAACTGTAATGTGTGGAACATCTATTCTTATGGAGATTTTGAAGTGGAGGAGACGACGGCTCGCTCAGTCGAACTCGAATCAACAGAACGGCGGTTATCAGGACGCGGTTGTGTCTGATCAATCATCTGCAGCCACtcatcaaactcaaattgaTTCTCAACATACTGAGAGTAATGTAGGAATCTCCTAG